The following proteins come from a genomic window of Achromobacter sp. AONIH1:
- a CDS encoding GTPase has product MDHQAIRQQLPLLVAGHLPGNARSFQFNIFDGQPKESALGFRIDPQPFDGKVVATTDEAIVVKIGRTQFAVLDRELVTDIPVEGAKVTVQPYARRRFDGLRADTPEDVVEHTSDGTPYKVTRLILGSAPAHLPVAKPVCLELQQLIEQLESMPAPDQHRTISHMLVDAHASEFTLVDPSPKDIIRTPPTISFNVVTGKFDGRVSVLYLRGDDVYAIELHRDGKCVERRDEVYFDMLGDTLAHLIDDGSWRRIQVQPISGRKATSH; this is encoded by the coding sequence ATGGATCACCAAGCCATTCGCCAGCAGCTTCCCTTGTTGGTCGCCGGCCACCTGCCAGGCAACGCGCGTAGCTTTCAGTTCAACATCTTTGACGGTCAGCCCAAGGAATCCGCCCTGGGCTTTCGCATCGACCCCCAGCCCTTCGACGGCAAGGTCGTTGCGACCACCGACGAAGCCATAGTCGTCAAGATCGGCCGCACACAGTTCGCCGTGCTGGACCGCGAACTGGTCACTGACATCCCTGTCGAAGGGGCCAAGGTCACTGTCCAACCTTACGCACGCCGACGTTTCGATGGCTTGCGCGCCGACACTCCGGAAGACGTCGTGGAACATACCTCGGACGGCACGCCGTATAAGGTCACCCGACTGATTCTCGGCTCGGCGCCGGCGCACTTGCCGGTTGCAAAGCCGGTGTGCCTTGAACTGCAGCAGCTCATCGAGCAATTGGAGTCCATGCCCGCACCGGATCAGCACCGCACCATCAGCCACATGCTGGTCGATGCCCACGCCAGCGAATTCACACTGGTCGATCCGTCACCGAAGGACATCATCCGCACTCCGCCGACGATCAGCTTCAACGTGGTCACCGGCAAGTTTGATGGTCGCGTAAGCGTGCTGTATCTGCGCGGCGACGACGTCTATGCCATCGAGCTGCACCGCGATGGCAAATGTGTCGAGCGGCGCGACGAGGTGTACTTCGACATGCTCGGCGACACCTTGGCACACCTGATCGACGACGGCTCCTGGCGTCGCATTCAGGTCCAGCCTATCTCCGGCCGCAAGGCCACCTCCCATTAA
- a CDS encoding DUF3577 domain-containing protein, which produces MTTTSNEKSYFDLHTSGIGYLQRAREVPVKGGRRAQPFLACTIAALVGSAKEPSIRYFDVKVSGTEAKKLVQSYVGIDDPKQRPLVRFRLGDLWGDAFIRPSGERQGEVAASLKGRLLKAEVIDRAELATIEQHELITRGIGYLSRPKEVTPKDRDPFLSCSIGALTGPVGEPEYRYFDTIVATTDAQHLVRRCVQAIEAERKVLIAFRLNDMRADPYVRTKGERAGEPGVSLESTLVHIGLIKVDGQQVYPAAAVNAEAPATPDAQATEAKGTAESGDAAQPTEPAPREPEAEAVEHEPAMAASF; this is translated from the coding sequence ATGACCACCACGTCCAACGAGAAATCCTATTTCGACCTCCACACCTCCGGCATCGGCTACCTGCAGCGTGCCCGTGAGGTTCCCGTCAAGGGAGGCCGCCGCGCACAGCCGTTCCTGGCTTGCACGATCGCCGCCCTAGTTGGTTCCGCCAAGGAGCCGTCCATCCGCTACTTCGACGTCAAGGTGTCCGGCACCGAGGCCAAGAAGCTGGTTCAGTCCTACGTCGGCATCGATGATCCCAAGCAGCGTCCGCTGGTCCGTTTCCGGCTCGGCGACCTGTGGGGCGATGCGTTCATCCGCCCCAGCGGTGAACGTCAGGGTGAAGTGGCAGCGAGCCTCAAGGGGCGCCTGCTGAAAGCCGAGGTGATCGATCGCGCCGAACTGGCAACGATCGAGCAGCACGAGCTCATCACCCGCGGCATCGGCTACCTGAGCCGTCCGAAGGAGGTCACTCCCAAGGATCGCGATCCGTTCCTGTCGTGCTCCATCGGAGCGCTGACCGGCCCGGTCGGTGAACCGGAGTATCGCTACTTCGACACCATCGTCGCTACCACCGACGCCCAGCATCTGGTCCGTCGCTGCGTTCAGGCCATCGAGGCTGAACGCAAGGTCCTGATCGCCTTCCGACTGAACGACATGCGGGCTGACCCGTACGTGCGCACCAAGGGCGAACGAGCCGGCGAGCCGGGCGTGAGCCTGGAGTCCACGCTGGTCCACATCGGTCTGATCAAGGTCGATGGCCAGCAGGTCTATCCGGCTGCTGCAGTCAATGCCGAAGCACCTGCAACCCCGGACGCGCAAGCGACCGAGGCCAAGGGCACTGCCGAAAGCGGCGACGCCGCCCAGCCCACCGAGCCCGCCCCGCGCGAGCCCGAAGCTGAAGCGGTCGAGCACGAACCGGCAATGGCGGCTTCGTTCTGA
- a CDS encoding DUF3085 domain-containing protein, translating into MTLLFKGSALRPVLAEAIANQCRVILVKDQGVYWLAEHGERRPDKRQKLIAYAVGCDPDVDPFDDWWELARIELGGDDFGEFFDPNEGVLTRILNSTDDLVLSASLTHLSLQAVPPTAQDH; encoded by the coding sequence ATGACTCTGCTCTTCAAAGGCAGTGCGCTTCGACCTGTCCTGGCCGAGGCCATAGCCAACCAATGCCGCGTCATCCTGGTCAAGGATCAGGGCGTGTACTGGCTCGCCGAGCATGGCGAGCGTAGGCCCGATAAACGCCAGAAGCTGATTGCCTATGCAGTTGGCTGCGATCCGGATGTCGATCCGTTCGATGACTGGTGGGAACTGGCGCGCATCGAGTTGGGTGGCGACGACTTCGGCGAGTTCTTCGACCCGAACGAAGGCGTACTCACACGCATCCTGAACAGCACCGATGACCTGGTGCTGTCTGCCTCGCTCACGCACCTGTCGCTGCAGGCCGTGCCGCCCACCGCACAAGACCACTGA
- a CDS encoding diguanylate cyclase domain-containing protein codes for MLRLASLLVFSNVAVASILIFGVSLSLKNSRNADIYEAQQAAANLANSLSIEIGAQMHLIENSLSTIAFRVSDANSEDERNKIVTKELAEQGMLLSQVSNLRFADASGAVGIKINGKTTDVSEFSHFISAAHAERMVFSEPVVCDDSNEWCIVLARGLRTKNGDFYGLIYAEVESDALMTRFSRLDMGAAGAIALRTSALNLVARFSRSDPWSKKGLGEKIVSDELLDQLAKGDERGWYITPTALDHIERITAYSRIEGYPLIALTGLATDEFLKNWRAEVFRQALLVLMVLGITAAYSYYLFRTQRAERKARLEAVSVVQQQSLMLENNLVGMMKVRERKIAWANMATSRIFGYESGQLDGRPSRHLYLSDEDHQRIGMAGYAALRNDGRYSVQLQMQRKSGEVIWIDLSGAAVSEKESLWMMVDIDSIKRSEKNAQDLALSDSLTGIANRRLFDLRLEGALSNARRNNHLIAVCYMDLDGFKKINDAYGHDAGDTVLCQTAKRLAEAVRGNDVVARLGGDEFAVLLNSVEGTAGATLVMQRCLEQIRESIEIAPGKYVQIDASIGIVVGSGDSAPQDLLRRADEMMYAVKKGGKGRIQAVAIKSVSKNTEEVK; via the coding sequence ATGCTGCGCCTTGCTTCTTTGTTGGTTTTCTCTAATGTGGCTGTTGCCTCTATTCTAATTTTTGGGGTCTCGCTAAGTCTAAAAAACAGCCGCAATGCGGATATATACGAGGCGCAACAGGCTGCGGCGAATCTTGCGAACAGTTTGAGTATTGAGATTGGCGCGCAAATGCACTTGATCGAGAACTCTTTGTCGACAATTGCATTTAGGGTGAGTGATGCAAACTCAGAGGATGAGCGAAATAAGATTGTGACGAAAGAGCTGGCGGAGCAAGGGATGCTGCTGTCACAAGTATCTAATCTCAGATTTGCCGACGCTTCGGGAGCAGTAGGAATCAAGATAAACGGAAAGACAACGGATGTCTCTGAATTCTCACACTTTATATCAGCTGCGCATGCGGAAAGGATGGTTTTTTCTGAGCCAGTTGTGTGTGATGACTCGAATGAATGGTGCATTGTTTTGGCTCGAGGGCTCCGGACCAAAAATGGGGATTTCTACGGCCTCATTTATGCTGAGGTCGAGTCGGATGCACTGATGACGAGATTCTCCCGACTGGATATGGGGGCTGCTGGTGCGATCGCTTTGCGAACAAGCGCTCTAAATCTAGTTGCTAGATTTTCTAGGTCTGATCCGTGGTCAAAAAAAGGACTTGGTGAAAAAATCGTTTCAGACGAGCTTTTGGATCAATTGGCCAAGGGAGACGAAAGGGGCTGGTATATCACGCCAACGGCGCTTGATCATATCGAGCGAATCACCGCGTACTCTCGAATTGAGGGCTATCCGCTTATCGCTCTTACGGGTTTGGCTACGGATGAGTTTCTTAAAAACTGGAGGGCTGAGGTTTTTCGTCAGGCTCTTCTTGTACTTATGGTTCTAGGGATCACCGCAGCATACTCCTACTATCTTTTCCGTACGCAGAGAGCAGAAAGAAAAGCCCGGCTTGAGGCTGTTAGTGTTGTCCAACAACAGAGCCTGATGCTTGAGAATAATCTCGTTGGAATGATGAAAGTGCGCGAGAGGAAAATAGCCTGGGCGAATATGGCGACATCGCGAATATTCGGGTATGAAAGCGGGCAGCTGGATGGGCGGCCATCACGGCATCTGTACTTGAGCGATGAAGATCATCAGCGTATTGGAATGGCTGGATATGCGGCGCTCCGTAATGATGGTCGATATTCAGTACAGCTGCAAATGCAACGAAAGAGTGGTGAGGTTATTTGGATTGATCTAAGCGGCGCAGCAGTGTCTGAAAAAGAAAGTTTGTGGATGATGGTGGATATTGACTCAATAAAGCGTAGCGAAAAGAATGCCCAGGATTTGGCATTAAGCGACTCGCTTACCGGAATTGCAAATCGGAGATTGTTCGACCTACGCCTTGAGGGCGCTTTGTCTAATGCGCGTCGCAACAACCATCTTATTGCAGTTTGCTACATGGATCTTGATGGGTTCAAGAAAATCAATGATGCCTACGGCCATGATGCCGGTGATACGGTACTGTGCCAGACGGCCAAGCGGTTAGCGGAGGCCGTCCGCGGTAACGATGTAGTCGCACGGCTTGGAGGGGACGAGTTTGCTGTCCTGCTGAACTCTGTCGAAGGCACTGCCGGAGCAACGCTAGTAATGCAGCGCTGCCTTGAGCAGATTCGCGAGAGCATTGAGATTGCGCCTGGTAAGTATGTGCAAATCGACGCAAGTATCGGAATCGTTGTCGGATCCGGGGACTCTGCTCCGCAAGACTTGCTGCGAAGAGCAGACGAAATGATGTATGCAGTAAAAAAAGGAGGCAAAGGCCGGATCCAGGCGGTTGCGATCAAGTCTGTTTCCAAAAACACGGAAGAGGTTAAGTGA
- a CDS encoding single-stranded DNA-binding protein, with product MSTHFYGEGNIGSAPDFREFANGNDEPNRLLRLNVYFDNPVPKKDGSFEDRGGFWAPVEIWHRDAGHWKDLYQKGMRVMVEGRTVKDEWEDADENERTTFKIEARRVGILPFRIESVQLSARPANEQDNDAP from the coding sequence ATGAGTACCCATTTCTACGGCGAAGGCAACATCGGTTCCGCCCCCGACTTCCGCGAATTCGCCAACGGCAACGATGAACCCAACCGCCTGCTGCGGCTGAACGTCTATTTCGACAACCCAGTGCCGAAGAAGGACGGCTCCTTTGAGGACCGCGGTGGATTCTGGGCGCCGGTGGAAATCTGGCACCGCGACGCCGGCCACTGGAAGGACCTGTATCAGAAGGGCATGCGTGTCATGGTCGAGGGACGTACGGTCAAGGACGAATGGGAGGATGCCGATGAGAACGAGCGCACCACGTTCAAGATCGAGGCCCGGCGCGTAGGCATTCTTCCGTTCCGTATCGAGTCGGTACAGCTCAGCGCCAGGCCTGCCAACGAGCAGGACAACGACGCCCCGTGA
- a CDS encoding DUF3158 family protein, translated as MTDPDLGQYAHFRPLEQAEFIKLEQAAYLKGLLRPFKGKGALEDWAGHCHAQRDQLIALAQRRVLRQAAGHPFHLLPAELAQQKTGAGTTFLRWRRPDRSAMGVTLWQELIASATTPVSLLDDLYALEQQRIVLNMQISLLHTLGRQAQECASKMAQAELAYLRRVQGTSTTARSGHMLPP; from the coding sequence ATGACGGACCCAGACCTGGGGCAATACGCCCACTTCCGTCCACTGGAACAGGCGGAATTTATCAAGCTGGAACAGGCAGCCTATCTAAAAGGCCTTTTAAGACCTTTTAAAGGTAAGGGGGCTCTTGAGGACTGGGCCGGCCATTGCCACGCGCAAAGGGACCAACTTATCGCCCTGGCGCAACGTCGCGTGCTGCGGCAAGCAGCAGGGCACCCGTTCCACCTGCTGCCCGCGGAACTGGCCCAGCAGAAAACTGGCGCTGGGACGACCTTTCTGCGCTGGCGCAGGCCGGACCGATCGGCCATGGGCGTAACGCTGTGGCAGGAGCTCATCGCCAGCGCCACCACCCCAGTCAGCCTGCTCGACGACTTGTATGCCCTGGAACAGCAGCGCATCGTGCTGAACATGCAGATCAGCCTCTTGCACACGCTGGGCCGCCAGGCACAGGAGTGCGCCAGCAAGATGGCCCAGGCCGAACTCGCGTACCTGCGCCGGGTACAGGGCACAAGTACCACCGCACGGTCAGGACATATGCTGCCTCCCTGA
- a CDS encoding ATP-binding protein — protein sequence MNTIRLQTNQNRLIANLRHAFNQSSMLGELLQNARRAQASAIHFTVDDSSLTIRDNGSGIANLQTLIHIAESSWDEQTQTRENAFGMGVLSTLYFAERLAVRSGGKAFSAATAAIIRGEPIELVSCDLFEGTEIRLDGIQPTQPGETLPVWADRLLRALCEAFPVPVWLNGDAVLRPLADLALQWRETPMGKILLDLSASRTQWRCFLQGLPIGRSPSICRHHVVQLPTATLARLPDRQHLLNEAEDHKRIQVAIDSAFRQALIETKERLSASDFIVNYARICMDSSNADLLNDVPFVPQAWFRSWALDPSGFRRYWDRHVAEGIVAREVLEETGAWLIESDGNDAPTAEVYLEARKAFLLDESGIDGGHWLLGLVRPITPEEVQVRPGAILHHDASLCLADYEVELTLADCLNVSIEGEPEVAVGAIRKGVTLFLTADAGGATALVSDYIFDDRYDEDREDEDGRTIDTFIAVGCSQSPAGVVQALLPFTLRYATQPRLAGAVVHLTFDAEGKLAAVTA from the coding sequence ATGAACACCATCCGTCTTCAGACGAACCAGAACCGTCTTATCGCCAACCTTCGCCATGCTTTCAACCAGAGCTCGATGCTCGGGGAACTGCTGCAGAACGCCAGGCGTGCTCAAGCCAGCGCCATCCACTTCACCGTAGATGACAGCAGCCTCACCATCCGTGACAACGGCAGCGGCATAGCCAACCTGCAGACCCTCATCCACATTGCCGAGTCCAGCTGGGACGAACAGACCCAGACGCGCGAGAACGCTTTCGGCATGGGTGTGTTGTCCACGTTGTACTTCGCCGAACGCCTGGCCGTCCGCTCCGGTGGCAAGGCATTCAGTGCCGCGACGGCGGCTATCATCCGCGGCGAGCCGATTGAATTGGTTTCCTGCGATCTTTTTGAAGGCACGGAAATCCGCTTGGATGGCATCCAGCCGACGCAGCCGGGAGAGACCCTTCCTGTTTGGGCTGACCGTCTTCTGCGCGCCCTGTGCGAAGCCTTTCCAGTTCCAGTCTGGCTCAATGGCGACGCAGTGCTTCGCCCCCTGGCGGACCTTGCGCTGCAATGGCGCGAGACACCCATGGGCAAGATCCTGCTCGACCTCTCCGCTTCACGCACGCAGTGGCGGTGCTTCCTTCAAGGCCTTCCGATTGGTCGATCACCGTCGATCTGCAGGCACCACGTTGTACAGCTGCCAACTGCAACGCTCGCCAGGCTTCCCGATCGCCAGCATCTGCTGAACGAAGCGGAAGACCACAAGCGCATCCAAGTCGCGATCGACAGCGCCTTTCGCCAGGCATTGATCGAGACCAAGGAGCGCCTCTCGGCCAGCGACTTCATCGTGAACTACGCGCGCATCTGCATGGACTCATCTAACGCCGATTTGCTCAACGACGTTCCTTTCGTTCCACAAGCCTGGTTCCGATCCTGGGCCCTTGACCCGTCCGGATTCCGCCGTTACTGGGACCGGCACGTGGCCGAGGGCATCGTGGCTCGGGAGGTACTGGAAGAAACTGGTGCTTGGCTGATCGAATCGGATGGCAATGATGCGCCTACGGCTGAGGTGTACCTGGAGGCTCGCAAAGCGTTCTTGCTCGATGAGAGCGGGATCGACGGCGGGCACTGGTTACTGGGGCTTGTAAGGCCCATCACGCCGGAGGAAGTACAGGTCCGCCCAGGCGCCATCCTGCATCATGACGCCAGCCTGTGTCTGGCCGACTACGAGGTCGAGTTGACCTTGGCCGACTGCCTGAACGTCAGCATCGAAGGCGAGCCGGAAGTTGCGGTCGGCGCCATTCGCAAAGGCGTCACGTTGTTCCTCACCGCCGATGCAGGCGGTGCGACGGCGCTGGTCTCCGACTACATCTTCGATGATCGCTATGACGAGGATCGCGAGGACGAAGACGGCCGGACCATCGACACCTTCATCGCCGTAGGCTGTTCGCAGTCTCCGGCCGGGGTTGTGCAGGCCCTGCTGCCCTTCACCTTGCGGTATGCAACGCAACCAAGGTTAGCAGGTGCGGTTGTTCATCTGACCTTCGATGCTGAAGGAAAGCTGGCAGCAGTCACCGCCTGA
- a CDS encoding DNA topoisomerase III: MRLFLCEKPSQGKDIGRILGATQRGNGCLSGPGVTVTWCIGHLVEAAPPESYGEQYKRWSIEQLPIIPERWRVEVKPKTGTQFKAVKQLLAQATELVIATDADREGELIAREIIELCGYRGPIQRLWLSALNDASIRKALTSLKTSADTLPMYFSALARSRADWLIGMNLSRLFTVLGRQAGYEGVLSVGRVQTPTLKLVVDRDREIARFVSIPYWVVEVALNAASAAFTANWQAPPVDCDQNGRCLQEAVARKALERIRSAGSAQVSSVETERVREAPPLPFDLGTLQEVCSRQFGLDVQETLDIAQALYETHKATTYPRSDSGYLPESMLAEVPAVLSALVATDPTLGAMVAKLDPVQVSRAWNDGKVTAHHGIIPTMEPAKLSAMSEKEQAVYGLIRAHYLAQFMPHHEYDRTVALLSSAGESMQATGKQVVVLGWRLALINCGPDAPDDEPSQRAQILPTLSNGMQCRIAQAELKAMKTLPPKPYTQGELVKAMKGVAKLVSDPRLKQKLKDTVGIGTEATRANIIGGLLGRGYLLKKGRAIRASDAAFTLIDTVPAAIADPGTTAIWEQALDMIESGQLSLDAFIEKQSSWIAQLIQQYRGTSLAIKIPQGPACPDCGAPTRQRTGKSGPFWSCSRYPDCKGTLPVETGKGARGSTRKRSKPKAP; this comes from the coding sequence ATGCGGCTATTTCTCTGCGAGAAGCCATCTCAGGGTAAGGACATCGGGCGCATCCTGGGCGCCACACAGCGTGGCAACGGCTGTCTGAGCGGCCCCGGCGTCACCGTCACCTGGTGCATTGGCCATCTTGTGGAAGCCGCGCCACCCGAGTCTTACGGCGAACAGTACAAGCGCTGGTCTATCGAGCAGTTGCCCATCATTCCCGAGCGTTGGCGCGTCGAAGTCAAACCCAAGACGGGGACGCAGTTCAAGGCAGTCAAGCAACTGCTTGCACAGGCCACCGAGTTGGTCATTGCGACCGACGCGGATCGCGAAGGCGAATTGATCGCCCGCGAAATTATCGAGCTCTGCGGCTACCGCGGGCCCATCCAGCGACTGTGGCTGTCGGCGCTCAATGATGCATCTATCCGGAAGGCGCTTACCTCCCTCAAAACATCGGCAGACACATTGCCGATGTACTTCTCAGCACTGGCACGATCTCGTGCGGACTGGCTGATCGGCATGAATCTCAGCCGACTGTTCACCGTCCTGGGTCGGCAAGCCGGTTACGAGGGTGTGCTTTCCGTGGGGCGCGTGCAGACGCCCACGTTGAAACTGGTCGTGGATCGCGATCGTGAGATCGCGCGCTTCGTCTCCATACCCTATTGGGTTGTCGAGGTAGCTCTCAACGCTGCATCGGCCGCCTTCACGGCCAATTGGCAGGCACCGCCCGTAGACTGTGATCAGAACGGCCGCTGCCTTCAAGAGGCGGTTGCCCGCAAAGCACTGGAGCGCATCCGCTCGGCCGGCTCGGCTCAGGTCAGTTCTGTGGAAACCGAGCGCGTCCGGGAGGCTCCGCCGCTTCCGTTCGACCTAGGCACGCTGCAGGAGGTCTGCTCTCGCCAGTTCGGGCTTGATGTGCAGGAAACGCTGGATATCGCGCAAGCGCTCTACGAGACCCACAAGGCTACCACCTACCCTCGTTCGGATTCAGGCTACCTGCCCGAATCCATGCTGGCCGAAGTACCCGCTGTCCTGAGCGCGCTGGTCGCGACCGACCCGACTCTCGGCGCGATGGTGGCCAAGCTCGATCCTGTCCAGGTCTCCCGCGCCTGGAACGACGGCAAGGTCACTGCCCACCACGGCATCATTCCCACCATGGAGCCAGCCAAGCTGTCGGCCATGTCGGAGAAGGAGCAAGCAGTGTATGGCCTGATTCGCGCCCACTACCTCGCCCAGTTCATGCCTCACCATGAATATGACCGCACCGTCGCACTCTTGTCGTCGGCCGGTGAATCGATGCAGGCCACGGGCAAGCAGGTCGTGGTGCTGGGTTGGCGTCTGGCATTGATCAACTGTGGCCCGGACGCCCCGGACGACGAGCCTTCCCAGCGCGCACAGATCCTGCCGACACTATCAAACGGCATGCAGTGCCGGATCGCACAGGCCGAACTCAAGGCCATGAAAACATTGCCGCCCAAACCCTATACGCAAGGCGAGTTGGTCAAGGCGATGAAGGGCGTGGCCAAGTTGGTCTCCGATCCAAGGCTGAAGCAGAAGCTCAAGGACACCGTGGGCATTGGCACCGAAGCCACCCGCGCCAACATCATCGGAGGGCTGCTCGGGCGCGGATATCTGCTGAAGAAAGGCCGCGCCATCCGCGCATCGGATGCGGCGTTTACCCTGATCGATACCGTGCCCGCCGCTATTGCGGATCCAGGAACCACAGCAATCTGGGAACAGGCGCTGGACATGATCGAGTCGGGGCAACTCAGCCTCGATGCGTTCATAGAAAAGCAGTCGTCCTGGATCGCACAGTTGATCCAGCAGTATCGCGGCACCAGCTTGGCAATCAAGATCCCGCAGGGGCCCGCGTGTCCCGACTGCGGCGCCCCCACGCGCCAACGCACCGGCAAGAGCGGGCCGTTCTGGTCCTGCAGCCGGTATCCGGATTGCAAGGGCACGCTGCCTGTCGAGACCGGCAAAGGCGCACGTGGCAGCACGCGCAAGCGCAGCAAGCCGAAGGCACCCTGA
- a CDS encoding OST-HTH/LOTUS domain-containing protein, producing the protein MKAIVAHHDLSGPATALEAIRAARVEDAATKTLGTMVGQLFGSYVVTDSGLEEELADPVVGKVATVRMRLQLSMGAEDYQRTQAELRDLVALRNGLVHHFIDHHDLWSVQGCRSAQEALVGAYSRIDQHFEQLRGWAEHMDQARRLAAEFVQSSAFHELVVNGIAPDGSIDWAASGIVRGLREAIGELAEDGWTPAAKAGRWILAKYPDQVPSKYGCSSWRQVVHESRLFELRYREVDGQRAGYYRERGA; encoded by the coding sequence ATGAAAGCCATCGTGGCGCATCACGATCTCTCAGGCCCGGCCACAGCGTTGGAGGCTATCCGCGCGGCCCGAGTGGAGGATGCCGCGACGAAGACGCTAGGCACCATGGTTGGTCAGTTGTTCGGCTCTTACGTCGTGACCGATTCGGGTCTAGAGGAGGAACTGGCTGATCCTGTCGTTGGTAAGGTCGCGACGGTGCGCATGCGCCTTCAACTGAGTATGGGCGCCGAAGATTATCAACGCACACAGGCGGAGCTGCGTGACTTGGTGGCGCTGCGCAATGGCCTGGTACATCACTTCATTGATCACCACGACCTGTGGTCAGTGCAGGGCTGTCGTAGTGCGCAGGAAGCGCTTGTCGGTGCCTACAGCCGCATCGATCAGCATTTTGAGCAACTGCGCGGGTGGGCCGAGCACATGGATCAAGCACGTCGCTTGGCGGCCGAATTCGTACAGTCCAGCGCTTTTCATGAGTTGGTGGTCAATGGCATCGCGCCAGATGGCTCCATTGATTGGGCGGCGTCAGGGATCGTTCGAGGCTTGCGCGAAGCAATTGGTGAGCTTGCGGAAGACGGTTGGACACCCGCTGCGAAGGCAGGTCGCTGGATACTGGCCAAGTATCCGGACCAAGTGCCATCCAAGTATGGCTGCAGCAGTTGGCGGCAGGTGGTGCATGAGTCACGCCTGTTCGAGCTTCGCTACCGGGAGGTCGATGGCCAGCGCGCGGGGTACTACAGGGAGCGCGGCGCCTGA
- a CDS encoding ABC transporter substrate-binding protein: protein MIQQINPFARGYYGFEIRRVAVISYDDRHPQTFVPLHPTQHHLPDDQMALHACIFNEGYALVTEHQVIPGDLDVSCSGSGTILAVFYSIYGKDVEGALIHLGDSQTREFAQEVVRTLTFETGFYSRCWEISTAHITDEAGRFLCELADIATPTAFLFVAFRIPYSPAIGIKLIATPWTDINLQQVEGTTATDLRAEHRAKGVPEELIDVLHLAGQADVRMLVLDADASILEGLPVIEEEA from the coding sequence ATGATCCAGCAGATCAATCCCTTTGCTCGCGGCTACTACGGCTTCGAGATTCGACGCGTGGCGGTGATCAGCTATGACGATCGCCATCCGCAAACCTTTGTTCCACTGCATCCCACGCAGCATCACCTGCCTGATGACCAGATGGCCTTGCACGCCTGCATATTCAATGAAGGGTACGCCCTGGTCACGGAGCATCAAGTGATACCCGGAGACTTGGATGTCAGTTGTAGTGGCAGTGGAACCATTCTGGCGGTTTTCTATAGCATCTACGGCAAGGACGTCGAAGGCGCGCTGATTCATCTTGGAGACAGCCAGACCCGGGAGTTTGCGCAGGAAGTCGTGCGCACGCTGACATTCGAGACCGGCTTCTACAGCCGGTGCTGGGAGATCAGCACTGCCCACATCACCGACGAAGCAGGCCGATTCCTCTGCGAGCTCGCCGACATCGCGACACCGACAGCGTTTCTCTTCGTGGCATTTCGTATCCCATACAGCCCGGCCATAGGCATCAAGCTGATCGCCACTCCCTGGACGGATATAAATCTGCAGCAGGTAGAAGGCACCACAGCTACCGACCTTCGTGCGGAACACCGTGCCAAGGGTGTACCAGAGGAACTGATCGACGTGTTGCACCTGGCTGGCCAGGCTGACGTGCGCATGCTGGTCCTCGATGCGGACGCCTCCATTCTGGAGGGCCTGCCGGTGATTGAGGAAGAAGCGTAG